TAAGTGGCCGAACTGAACAAGTCATCGCCATGTTTTTCCTCAAAGAAGAGACCAAAGTTATCTCATTACATCCGTCGTACTTCGGTCCAAATGTGCGCGAATATCTCATCAATCGCTTaaacgaggaggaggaggggcgaTGTACCGGAGATCACTTTGTGATATGTGTCATGGACATGGTGGACATCGGCGAGGGGCGAGTGCTCCCAAGTAACGGGCAGGCTGAATATACAATCAAATATCGAGCAATTATCTGGAAGCCCTTCCGTGGGGAGACAGTATGTTCTAGACTGGTCAACCATAAACCAGATCTAACAATGTCTATAGGTCGATGCGTCTGTCACGTCGGTGAAGCCCACAGGGAT
Above is a window of Aspergillus puulaauensis MK2 DNA, chromosome 2, nearly complete sequence DNA encoding:
- the RPB7 gene encoding DNA-directed RNA polymerase II subunit RPB7 (BUSCO:EOG09264RW6;~COG:K;~EggNog:ENOG410PG7B;~InterPro:IPR036898,IPR003029,IPR012340,IPR005576;~PFAM:PF03876,PF00575;~go_function: GO:0003676 - nucleic acid binding [Evidence IEA];~go_process: GO:0006351 - transcription, DNA-templated [Evidence IEA]), producing the protein MFFLKEETKVISLHPSYFGPNVREYLINRLNEEEEGRCTGDHFVICVMDMVDIGEGRVLPSNGQAEYTIKYRAIIWKPFRGETVDASVTSVKPTGIFTLAGPLSVFIARKNIPSDIRWEPNTVPPQYTDHADQVIEKGTNLRLKILGVKPDVAAINAIGTIKEDYLGPL